From the Lysobacter sp. FW306-1B-D06B genome, one window contains:
- a CDS encoding DUF692 domain-containing protein, which produces MSRLPETAVGLGLRRALLGPLRDAAPGADPKRDFDFLECAPENWIGVGGKLGDALDELSARHPISCHGLSLSLGGFAPLDETFLARVRRFLDRHHVALYSEHLSYCSDDGQLYDLLPLPFTEEAVHHVAARIRQTQDIVGRRIAVENVSYYATMPVASGQHALAEADFINAVLTEADCDLLLDVNNIYVNAINHRYDAHAFLAAMPAERIVCIHVAGHYDEADDLKVDTHGAPVKDAVWSLLGEAYRRFGARPTLLERDFNIPPYAELLDELATVRSVMREHAPTPASHARA; this is translated from the coding sequence ATGAGTCGCCTGCCTGAAACGGCCGTCGGCCTAGGCCTGCGGCGGGCCCTGCTGGGCCCGCTGCGGGACGCCGCGCCCGGCGCAGATCCAAAACGGGATTTCGATTTCCTCGAATGCGCGCCGGAGAACTGGATCGGCGTCGGCGGAAAACTCGGCGACGCGCTGGACGAACTGAGCGCGCGCCATCCGATCTCGTGCCACGGCCTGTCGCTGTCGCTCGGCGGGTTCGCGCCACTGGACGAAACCTTCCTCGCGCGCGTGCGGCGTTTCCTCGATCGCCACCACGTCGCGCTCTATAGCGAACACCTGAGCTACTGCAGCGACGACGGCCAGCTCTACGACCTGCTGCCGCTGCCGTTCACCGAAGAAGCCGTGCACCACGTCGCCGCGCGCATCCGGCAGACGCAGGACATCGTGGGACGTCGCATCGCGGTGGAGAACGTCTCCTACTACGCGACGATGCCCGTCGCCAGCGGCCAGCACGCGCTCGCGGAAGCGGACTTCATCAATGCGGTGCTCACCGAGGCCGATTGCGACCTGCTGCTGGACGTCAACAACATCTACGTCAATGCGATCAACCATCGCTACGACGCGCATGCTTTCCTGGCGGCGATGCCCGCCGAACGCATCGTCTGCATCCACGTCGCCGGGCATTACGACGAAGCCGACGACCTCAAGGTCGACACCCACGGCGCCCCTGTGAAGGATGCGGTGTGGTCGTTGCTCGGCGAGGCCTACCGGCGTTTCGGTGCGCGCCCCACGCTGCTGGAGCGCGATTTCAACATCCCGCCTTACGCCGAACTGCTCGACGAGTTGGCCACCGTGCGCAGCGTGATGCGTGAACACGCGCCCACTCCGGCCTCGCATGCACGCGCCTGA
- the phoU gene encoding phosphate signaling complex protein PhoU, translated as MSTHMHDHIVKSYDDEQRRLLNETLRMGEMAASQLESALDVVQRRDDRAAERIIANDEAIDALEQEVSHDVMKLALRGPMARDLREILAAIRIASDIERVGDYAANVAKRSLALNLSPPLPHVSGLHAIGTLAVQQVRDVLVAYRDNNVELAQRVRARDAELDVAYTALFRELLTYMMEDARSITPCTHLLFMAKNIERIGDHATNIAENVWFLVRGEEALPPREKRDESSTTAAP; from the coding sequence ATGAGCACCCACATGCACGACCACATCGTCAAGAGCTACGACGACGAGCAGCGCCGCCTGCTCAACGAGACCCTGCGCATGGGTGAAATGGCCGCTTCGCAGCTGGAGTCCGCGCTGGACGTGGTCCAGCGCCGCGACGACAGGGCCGCCGAGCGCATCATCGCCAACGACGAGGCGATCGACGCGCTGGAGCAGGAAGTCAGCCACGACGTCATGAAGCTCGCCCTGCGCGGGCCGATGGCGCGCGACCTGCGCGAGATCCTCGCCGCGATCCGCATCGCCTCCGACATCGAACGCGTGGGCGACTACGCGGCCAATGTCGCCAAGCGCTCGCTCGCGCTGAACCTGTCGCCGCCGCTGCCGCACGTGAGCGGGCTGCACGCGATCGGCACGCTGGCGGTTCAGCAGGTGCGCGACGTTCTGGTGGCCTACCGCGACAACAACGTCGAACTCGCCCAGCGCGTGCGCGCCCGCGACGCCGAACTGGACGTGGCCTACACCGCGCTGTTCCGCGAACTGCTCACCTACATGATGGAGGACGCGCGCAGCATCACGCCGTGCACACACCTGTTGTTCATGGCCAAGAACATCGAGCGCATCGGCGACCACGCCACCAACATCGCCGAGAACGTGTGGTTCCTCGTGCGCGGCGAGGAAGCCCTGCCGCCGCGCGAGAAGCGCGACGAGAGCAGCACGACGGCCGCGCCCTGA
- the pstC gene encoding phosphate ABC transporter permease subunit PstC, translated as MNTTTLPAAQLPKSRDHKDARNDKLFRYVLTGTVIFVLVALASAALSMLWGGRHVLATEGLDFFITAQWNPVEDQYGALVPIYGTIVTALIAMLIAVPVSFGIAFFLTEVAPRWARGPIGTAIELLAGIPSIIYGMWGLFVLVPVMTEYVTPWLNDHIGSLPVIGALFQGPPLGIGMLTAGIVLAIMVIPFISSVMREVFLTVPTRLKESAYALGSTKWEVSWDIVLPYTRSAVIGGIFLGLGRALGETMAVAFVIGNSVNFSASLLEPGTTIAALIANDFGEATETYRSALLLLGFVLFIVTFVVLAIARLMLMKLSRKEGN; from the coding sequence ATGAACACCACCACCCTTCCTGCTGCGCAGCTTCCCAAATCGCGCGACCACAAGGACGCGCGCAACGACAAGCTGTTCCGCTATGTCCTCACCGGCACGGTGATCTTCGTGCTGGTCGCGCTCGCCAGCGCGGCGCTGTCGATGCTGTGGGGCGGCCGCCACGTGCTGGCGACCGAAGGCCTGGACTTCTTCATCACCGCGCAGTGGAACCCGGTGGAAGACCAGTACGGCGCGCTCGTGCCGATCTACGGCACCATCGTCACCGCGCTGATCGCCATGCTGATCGCGGTGCCCGTGAGCTTCGGCATCGCCTTCTTCCTCACCGAAGTGGCGCCGCGCTGGGCGCGCGGCCCGATCGGCACGGCGATCGAACTGCTCGCCGGCATTCCCTCGATCATCTACGGCATGTGGGGCCTGTTCGTGCTGGTGCCGGTGATGACCGAATACGTCACGCCGTGGCTCAACGACCACATCGGCAGCCTGCCGGTGATCGGCGCGCTGTTCCAGGGCCCGCCGCTGGGCATCGGCATGCTCACCGCCGGCATCGTGCTGGCGATCATGGTGATCCCGTTCATCTCCTCGGTGATGCGCGAAGTCTTCCTCACCGTGCCCACGCGCCTGAAGGAATCGGCCTATGCGCTGGGCTCCACCAAGTGGGAAGTAAGCTGGGACATCGTGCTGCCGTACACGCGCTCGGCGGTGATCGGCGGCATCTTCCTCGGCCTGGGCCGCGCGCTCGGCGAGACGATGGCGGTGGCCTTCGTGATCGGCAACAGCGTGAACTTCTCCGCGTCCCTGCTCGAGCCGGGCACGACCATCGCCGCGCTCATCGCCAACGACTTCGGCGAGGCGACCGAAACCTACCGCTCCGCGCTGCTGCTGCTGGGCTTCGTGTTGTTCATCGTCACCTTCGTGGTGCTGGCGATCGCACGCCTGATGCTGATGAAGCTGTCGCGCAAGGAGGGCAACTGA
- the pstB gene encoding phosphate ABC transporter ATP-binding protein PstB, which translates to MNDARIALATPERAAAAASPVKLAARGLNFYYDKFHALKDIQLEIPEKRVTALIGPSGCGKSTLLRIFNRIYALYPKLEARGEVLLDGENILDPRYPMNRLRSKVGMVFQKPVPFPMTIYENVAYGIRHHEKLSKSEMDSRVEHALRQGALWDEVKDKLGQSALGLSGGQQQRLCIARAVALRPDVLLLDEPTSALDPISTSRIEQLVEELKKDYTIVIVTHNMQQAARVSDFTAFMYLGDLIEHAATETIFSNPSKQQTEDYITGRFG; encoded by the coding sequence ATGAACGACGCCCGCATCGCCCTCGCCACCCCCGAGCGCGCCGCCGCCGCGGCATCGCCCGTGAAGCTCGCCGCGCGCGGACTGAACTTCTACTACGACAAGTTCCACGCGTTGAAGGACATCCAACTGGAGATCCCGGAAAAGCGCGTGACCGCGCTGATCGGGCCGTCGGGTTGCGGCAAGTCCACGCTGCTGCGCATCTTCAACCGCATCTACGCGCTGTATCCGAAGCTGGAAGCGCGCGGCGAGGTGCTGCTGGACGGCGAGAACATCCTCGATCCGCGCTATCCGATGAACCGGCTGCGCAGCAAGGTCGGCATGGTGTTCCAGAAGCCCGTGCCGTTCCCGATGACGATCTACGAGAACGTCGCCTACGGCATCCGCCACCACGAGAAGCTCTCCAAGTCGGAGATGGACTCGCGCGTCGAACACGCGCTGCGCCAGGGCGCGCTGTGGGACGAGGTGAAGGACAAGCTCGGCCAGAGCGCGCTGGGCCTGTCGGGCGGCCAGCAGCAGCGGTTGTGCATCGCGCGCGCCGTCGCACTGCGCCCGGACGTGCTGCTGCTGGACGAGCCGACCTCCGCGCTGGATCCGATCTCCACCAGCCGCATCGAGCAACTGGTCGAAGAGCTGAAGAAGGACTACACGATCGTCATCGTCACCCACAACATGCAGCAGGCCGCGCGCGTGTCGGACTTCACGGCCTTCATGTACCTGGGCGACCTGATCGAACACGCCGCTACGGAAACGATCTTCTCGAATCCGAGCAAGCAGCAGACCGAGGATTACATCACCGGGCGGTTTGGGTGA
- the pstA gene encoding phosphate ABC transporter permease PstA, translated as MAIAAKTAQEFKVADALYRRRRIVNAVSLVLACAAALFGLFFLGWILWTLISKGIGGVNWALFTQNTPPPMQEGGLMNAFFGSAVMCVIAILIGTPLGIAAGTWLAEYGHARKFGTVVRFVNDILLSAPSIVLGLFVYTLVVMQTGGNFSALAGAISLAFIVLPVVVRTTDEMLRLVPSQMREAALSLGVPQWKVIVQVLYRSASAGIVTGVLLALARISGETAPLLFTAFGNQYWSANVLQPMASVPVVMNQFAGSPYESWQVLAWAGALVLTVFVLLISLVARAIVLRNRISHD; from the coding sequence ATGGCCATCGCCGCGAAAACCGCGCAGGAATTCAAGGTCGCCGACGCGCTGTATCGTCGTCGCAGGATCGTCAACGCCGTCTCCCTGGTGCTTGCCTGCGCCGCCGCGCTGTTCGGCCTGTTCTTCCTGGGCTGGATCCTGTGGACGCTGATTTCCAAGGGCATCGGTGGCGTCAACTGGGCGCTGTTCACCCAGAACACGCCGCCGCCGATGCAGGAAGGCGGCCTGATGAACGCCTTCTTCGGCAGCGCCGTGATGTGCGTGATCGCCATCCTGATCGGCACGCCGCTGGGCATCGCCGCCGGCACGTGGCTGGCCGAGTACGGTCATGCGCGCAAGTTCGGCACGGTGGTGCGCTTCGTCAACGACATCCTGCTGTCGGCGCCGTCGATCGTGCTGGGCCTGTTCGTCTACACGCTGGTGGTGATGCAGACCGGCGGCAACTTCTCCGCGCTGGCCGGCGCGATCTCGCTGGCCTTCATCGTGCTGCCGGTGGTGGTGCGCACCACCGACGAGATGCTGCGCCTGGTGCCCTCGCAAATGCGCGAGGCCGCGCTGTCGCTGGGCGTGCCGCAGTGGAAGGTGATCGTGCAGGTGCTTTATCGCAGCGCTTCGGCGGGCATCGTGACCGGCGTGCTGCTCGCGCTGGCGCGCATCTCCGGCGAAACCGCGCCGCTGCTGTTCACCGCCTTCGGCAACCAGTACTGGAGCGCCAACGTGCTGCAACCGATGGCTTCGGTGCCGGTGGTGATGAACCAGTTCGCCGGCAGTCCCTACGAGTCGTGGCAGGTGCTGGCCTGGGCCGGCGCGCTGGTGCTGACCGTCTTCGTCCTTCTCATCAGCCTGGTGGCCCGCGCCATCGTGCTGCGCAATCGGATCAGCCATGACTGA